The following are encoded in a window of Pseudomonas sp. JQ170C genomic DNA:
- a CDS encoding zinc-dependent peptidase: MWSLSAWRRRRTLARHPVDPQRWQRVRERLPILDGLSADEDRWLFEACVLFLDEKHLSPLPGVELDGEQRLFLAAQAQLPLLHLGELNWYQGFHEIILYPDDFLSPQRHRDASGIEHEWDGEHSGEAWQQGPVILAWPGVLASGGWEGYNLVIHELAHKLDMLNGDANGLPPLHNDMRISDWAQAMQGAYDDLNRQLDRNPDAETAIDPYAAENPAEFFAVTSEYFFSAPDLLNAAYPAVYQQLRDFYRQDPLARLQQLQHEHPHYQQAPD, translated from the coding sequence ATGTGGTCGCTCAGTGCCTGGCGCCGTCGTCGCACCCTCGCTCGCCACCCCGTCGACCCGCAGCGTTGGCAGCGGGTTCGCGAGCGCCTGCCGATCCTCGACGGCCTGAGTGCCGACGAGGACCGTTGGCTGTTTGAAGCCTGCGTGCTGTTCCTCGACGAAAAGCACCTGAGCCCCCTGCCCGGGGTCGAACTCGATGGCGAGCAACGCCTGTTCCTCGCGGCGCAAGCCCAGTTGCCGCTGCTGCACCTGGGCGAACTGAACTGGTACCAGGGCTTTCACGAGATAATCCTCTACCCCGACGACTTCCTCAGCCCTCAGCGCCATCGCGACGCCAGCGGCATCGAGCATGAGTGGGACGGCGAGCACAGCGGTGAAGCCTGGCAACAAGGCCCGGTCATCCTGGCCTGGCCTGGCGTTCTGGCCAGCGGCGGCTGGGAGGGCTACAACCTGGTCATCCATGAGCTTGCGCACAAGCTCGACATGCTCAACGGAGACGCCAACGGCCTGCCGCCCCTGCACAACGACATGCGCATCAGCGACTGGGCCCAGGCCATGCAGGGCGCCTACGATGACCTCAACCGCCAGCTCGACCGCAATCCCGACGCCGAAACCGCAATCGACCCCTATGCGGCGGAAAACCCGGCCGAATTCTTTGCCGTCACCAGCGAGTACTTCTTCAGCGCCCCCGACCTGCTCAACGCTGCCTACCCGGCGGTGTACCAGCAATTACGCGACTTTTACCGCCAGGACCCGCTGGCGCGACTGCAGCAATTGCAGCACGAACACCCCCACTATCAGCAGGCACCGGACTGA
- the ppa gene encoding inorganic diphosphatase — protein sequence MSYSKIPAGKDLPNDIYVAIEIPANHAPIKYEIDKDSDCLFVDRFMATPMFYPANYGFIPNTLADDGDPLDVLVVTPYPVAPGSVIRARPVGILNMTDDGGGDAKVIAVPHDKLSQLYVDIKEYTDLPALLLEQIKHFFENYKDLEKGKWVKIDGWGNADAARAEITKAVAAYKG from the coding sequence ATGAGCTACAGCAAGATTCCGGCTGGCAAAGACCTGCCGAACGACATCTACGTCGCCATCGAGATTCCAGCCAACCACGCGCCGATCAAGTACGAGATCGACAAAGACAGCGACTGCCTGTTCGTTGACCGTTTCATGGCCACCCCGATGTTCTACCCGGCCAACTACGGCTTCATCCCGAACACCCTGGCCGACGACGGTGATCCCCTCGACGTGCTGGTCGTGACCCCGTACCCGGTTGCTCCAGGTTCGGTTATCCGTGCCCGTCCGGTCGGTATCCTGAACATGACCGACGACGGCGGCGGCGACGCCAAAGTCATCGCCGTACCGCACGACAAACTGTCGCAGCTGTACGTCGACATCAAGGAATACACCGACCTGCCAGCCCTGCTGCTGGAACAGATCAAGCACTTCTTCGAGAACTACAAAGATCTCGAGAAAGGCAAGTGGGTCAAGATCGATGGCTGGGGCAACGCAGACGCCGCCCGCGCCGAGATCACCAAGGCCGTTGCCGCCTACAAAGGCTAA
- a CDS encoding LexA family transcriptional regulator, with product MNTSGDRLKALLHECNLTPSDFAAQRKVTPQHVNNWFKRGVPFARLDEIADLLCVRSRWLRTGEGPKHPNPLPRLNSAPRTPGTESVPPSLLAAHNHNDIQLPFFAIQAKQLTPIADRYLRLPIRALDSLGVDPGLALCLSMPTSNMSPLLPRGTTLAVDCGLTHVIEGEIYALLHNGRVRVHSLSQHPNGALRLHSHDSDEHPTETYSPAQLKSQKLSVLGWVFWWGHLRDNRPV from the coding sequence ATGAATACATCTGGTGATCGTCTCAAAGCGCTCCTGCACGAGTGCAACCTGACCCCTTCCGACTTTGCCGCACAGCGCAAGGTGACCCCGCAGCACGTCAACAACTGGTTCAAACGTGGCGTACCTTTCGCCCGCCTGGACGAAATTGCCGACCTGCTCTGCGTCCGCAGCCGATGGCTGCGCACCGGCGAAGGCCCCAAGCACCCCAACCCACTCCCCCGCTTGAACTCCGCGCCGCGCACGCCCGGCACCGAGTCTGTACCTCCGAGCCTGCTGGCCGCCCACAACCACAATGACATCCAGCTGCCGTTCTTCGCCATCCAGGCCAAACAACTAACACCTATCGCCGACCGCTACCTGCGCCTGCCGATCCGCGCCCTCGACAGCCTGGGCGTCGACCCGGGCCTGGCACTGTGCCTGAGCATGCCCACGTCCAACATGAGCCCACTGCTGCCGCGCGGCACCACCCTGGCCGTCGATTGCGGCCTGACCCACGTGATCGAGGGAGAGATCTACGCCTTGCTGCACAACGGCCGCGTACGCGTCCACAGCCTCAGCCAACACCCCAACGGCGCCTTGCGCCTGCACAGCCACGACAGTGATGAACACCCCACCGAGACCTACAGCCCGGCCCAGCTCAAAAGCCAGAAACTGAGCGTGCTTGGCTGGGTATTCTGGTGGGGCCACCTACGCGACAACCGCCCGGTTTGA
- a CDS encoding RtcB family protein: MNLLEVAGGKPIKLWTQGVPVEAEARQQLINTAKMPFIFKHLAVMPDVHLGKGSTIGSVIPTLGAIIPAAVGVDIGCGMIAARTSLHARDLPDNLQRLRSAIEQAVPHGKTFGRRDQGAWDNVPARADHAWQDLTMRFKAITDKYPKLERTNNRQHLGTLGGGNHFIEVCLDEADRVWFMLHSGSRGVGNAIGNLFIELAQADMRQHIANLPDKDLAYFKEGSRHFADYVEAVEWAQDFARQNRALMMHAVIAAARHVLGKPFDANLEAVNCHHNYVQRERHFGQDILVTRKGAVSAQTGQMGIIPGSMGAKSFIVRGLGNPESFCSCSHGAGRVMSRTKAKQQFTLQDQVRATAHVECRKDKDVIDEIPMAYKDIDAVMQAQRDLVEVVHTLRQVVCVKG; the protein is encoded by the coding sequence ATGAACCTGCTGGAAGTGGCTGGCGGCAAACCGATCAAGCTCTGGACCCAAGGCGTGCCGGTGGAAGCCGAGGCCCGCCAGCAACTGATCAACACCGCCAAAATGCCGTTTATCTTCAAACACCTGGCGGTGATGCCCGATGTACACCTGGGCAAGGGCTCGACTATCGGCAGCGTGATCCCCACCCTGGGCGCGATCATTCCTGCGGCTGTGGGGGTGGATATCGGTTGCGGGATGATTGCCGCGCGTACCTCGCTTCATGCCCGCGACCTGCCAGACAATCTGCAGCGTTTGCGCAGCGCCATCGAACAGGCCGTGCCCCATGGCAAAACCTTCGGCCGCCGTGACCAGGGCGCCTGGGACAACGTGCCGGCGCGGGCCGACCACGCCTGGCAAGACCTGACCATGCGCTTCAAGGCCATCACCGACAAATACCCGAAACTGGAACGCACCAACAATCGCCAGCACCTGGGCACCCTGGGCGGCGGCAACCATTTCATCGAAGTCTGCCTGGATGAAGCCGACCGCGTCTGGTTCATGCTCCACAGCGGCTCGCGTGGCGTGGGCAATGCCATCGGCAACCTGTTCATCGAACTGGCCCAGGCCGACATGCGTCAGCACATCGCCAACCTCCCGGACAAAGACCTGGCCTACTTCAAGGAAGGCAGCCGGCATTTTGCCGACTACGTCGAAGCCGTCGAATGGGCCCAGGACTTTGCCCGCCAGAACCGCGCCCTGATGATGCACGCCGTCATTGCTGCGGCGCGCCATGTGCTGGGCAAGCCGTTCGACGCCAACCTCGAAGCCGTGAACTGCCACCACAACTATGTGCAGCGCGAGCGGCACTTCGGCCAGGACATTCTGGTGACCCGCAAGGGCGCGGTGTCAGCGCAAACAGGGCAGATGGGCATCATTCCAGGCTCGATGGGGGCGAAAAGCTTCATCGTTCGCGGCCTGGGCAATCCTGAGTCGTTCTGCTCCTGCAGCCATGGGGCCGGACGCGTGATGAGCCGGACCAAGGCCAAGCAGCAGTTCACACTGCAGGACCAGGTACGTGCCACCGCTCACGTCGAGTGCCGTAAAGACAAGGACGTGATTGATGAAATCCCCATGGCCTACAAGGATATTGATGCGGTGATGCAGGCGCAGCGGGACCTGGTGGAGGTGGTGCATACGTTGCGGCAGGTGGTGTGTGTGAAGGGGTGA
- a CDS encoding exodeoxyribonuclease VII small subunit, whose translation MARKKAAIDFEQSLADLQTLVERLENGELSLEDSLAAFEQGISLTRDCQSALAQAEQKVQVLLERDGELAAEPFDADQAE comes from the coding sequence ATGGCCCGAAAAAAAGCCGCTATTGATTTCGAGCAATCCCTCGCCGATCTGCAAACCCTGGTCGAGCGCCTGGAGAACGGTGAGCTGTCGCTGGAAGATTCGCTGGCCGCGTTCGAGCAAGGCATCAGCCTGACCCGCGATTGCCAGAGCGCACTGGCCCAAGCCGAACAGAAGGTCCAGGTGCTGCTGGAGCGTGATGGCGAACTGGCCGCAGAACCTTTCGATGCGGACCAGGCAGAATGA
- the ispA gene encoding (2E,6E)-farnesyl diphosphate synthase codes for MIVHYQVSSQARVDAALEQLFIAPSPELDRLYAAMRYSVMNGGKRVRPLLAYAACEALGVAPEHANGAACAVELIHAYSLVHDDLPAMDDDDLRRGQPTTHKAFDEACAILAGDGLQSLAFNALLDPQLSPQTDAIRLAMVQTLALAAGPAGMVGGQAIDLGSVGLKLDQTALEFMHRHKTGALIEASVRLGALASARADQLQLQALQTYARAIGLAFQVQDDILDVESDTETLGKRQGADIARDKPTYPALLGLDAAKAYALELRDQALHALRPFDAAAEPLRALARYIVERRN; via the coding sequence ATGATTGTTCACTACCAGGTCAGCAGCCAGGCCCGCGTTGACGCGGCACTCGAACAGCTCTTCATCGCACCTTCGCCCGAGCTCGATCGTCTGTACGCAGCCATGCGCTACAGCGTCATGAACGGCGGCAAGCGAGTGCGTCCGCTGCTGGCCTATGCCGCCTGCGAAGCCCTTGGCGTAGCACCTGAGCATGCCAACGGCGCCGCCTGCGCAGTGGAGCTGATTCACGCTTACTCGCTGGTGCATGACGACTTGCCGGCGATGGACGATGACGACCTGCGCCGCGGCCAGCCGACCACCCACAAGGCCTTTGACGAAGCCTGCGCGATCCTGGCCGGTGACGGCCTGCAAAGCCTGGCCTTCAATGCCCTGCTCGACCCGCAACTGAGCCCGCAAACCGACGCGATCCGCCTGGCCATGGTCCAGACCCTGGCCCTGGCCGCAGGCCCGGCCGGCATGGTCGGTGGCCAGGCCATCGACCTCGGTTCGGTGGGGCTCAAGCTCGATCAGACCGCCCTTGAGTTCATGCACCGGCACAAGACCGGTGCCCTGATCGAGGCCAGCGTCCGCCTCGGCGCCCTGGCCAGTGCCCGCGCCGACCAGCTCCAGCTGCAAGCCCTGCAAACGTACGCCCGGGCCATTGGCCTGGCCTTCCAGGTGCAGGACGATATTCTCGATGTCGAAAGCGATACCGAAACCCTGGGCAAACGCCAGGGCGCCGATATCGCCCGGGACAAACCGACCTACCCCGCGTTGCTCGGGCTGGACGCTGCCAAGGCCTACGCCCTGGAACTGCGCGACCAGGCCCTGCATGCCCTGCGGCCATTTGACGCGGCGGCTGAACCGCTGCGCGCGTTGGCGCGGTATATCGTCGAGCGCCGTAATTAA